From a region of the Paenibacillus lutimineralis genome:
- a CDS encoding glycoside hydrolase family 3 protein, producing MNIDGRYPYQNPDLPLDERLDDLLSRFTLEEKVQLMCQYQVEIPRLGVKKYKHGTEGAHGVAWLGEATVFPQNIGLACTWNPELLRQIGSVIGDEARVYYQRDPAINGLTIWAPTVDMERDPRWGRTEEAYGEDPHLTGVLSTELVRGMQGEHPFYYKTVATLKHFYGNNNELERGSASVSIDPRNKREYYLKAFEMAFLEGQAGSMMTAYNGVNGRPCNFNDEVNKIVKGEWAMNGFVVGDAGDVLGTVIDHHYVDSYAKAVAVSVRAGIDSITDEQDISYRALHDALTQGLLHEEDLDRALRNTFRVRFRLGEFDPAERNPYSMVPESKLCAPEHTALSLRAAQESIVLLKNDGLLPLGSDMRSIAVVGPLADEAFTDWYSGIPPYRVTPLQGINKKVNGDSALFHSGLDRVRLRSAATGQYVVIRGEQARLEAICADAELAEVFERNDWGWGNVTFKALSCDKYVTETDSGLMASADEARGWFVKESFNIEPSMGGRDVVQMKSWEGRLIIVDEQGCLVTDREDEKNQNLADSDLAKDEFIIEMVADGIEQAAYAASQAETAIVVVGNSPFINGKETIDRPDIVLPPAQQSLIQAVHAANPNTVVIIVGSYPFAVNWEKEHVPAMIYTSHAAQELGYALADVLYGDYNPAGRLNMTWYKSVSQLPELMDYDIIKGKRTYQYFDGEVLYPFGHGLSYTHFAYEELTLDQMTIQADDAVCVSVRIRNTGEWAGDEVVQLYVRANDSRVVRPLKTLKGFQRIHLEAEASQTVHFELKAEDLAFWDVTRGRYCVESGEYTIGIGSSSKVLYLSTQLRVEGDTIPPRSLREPVRAVNYDDYNGVYIDECREGGESLALRQEEGWIAFHDVDLGIGASLLEARVSGNIKGGEIILSLERPGGSVVGSGKVVATGGRQAWSTVTIPIEQCSGRHHVFLTLRGEVQLSWFRLV from the coding sequence ATGAATATAGACGGGCGTTATCCTTATCAGAACCCGGATTTGCCGCTGGATGAACGACTAGATGATCTCCTATCCAGATTTACATTGGAGGAGAAGGTGCAACTTATGTGTCAATACCAGGTCGAGATTCCCCGGCTTGGTGTGAAGAAATATAAGCATGGTACAGAAGGAGCGCATGGAGTGGCCTGGCTTGGCGAAGCGACGGTATTCCCGCAAAACATCGGGCTGGCCTGTACATGGAACCCTGAACTGCTACGCCAGATCGGCTCGGTCATCGGAGACGAGGCCCGTGTCTATTATCAACGAGATCCGGCTATTAACGGCCTTACCATCTGGGCGCCTACAGTAGATATGGAGCGTGATCCGCGTTGGGGACGAACCGAGGAAGCTTATGGAGAGGATCCGCATTTAACGGGTGTTCTCTCTACTGAACTCGTGAGAGGTATGCAGGGAGAGCATCCATTCTATTACAAGACAGTGGCTACGCTCAAGCACTTCTATGGTAACAATAATGAACTAGAGCGAGGCAGTGCCTCAGTGAGCATCGATCCACGTAATAAGAGGGAATATTATCTGAAGGCTTTTGAGATGGCGTTCCTAGAGGGTCAGGCAGGTTCAATGATGACCGCCTATAACGGAGTTAACGGGAGACCGTGCAACTTCAATGATGAAGTTAACAAGATCGTGAAGGGCGAATGGGCGATGAATGGCTTTGTCGTCGGTGACGCTGGAGATGTGCTCGGAACAGTGATCGATCACCACTATGTGGATTCCTATGCCAAGGCTGTGGCCGTATCAGTAAGAGCTGGTATCGATAGCATCACAGATGAACAGGATATTTCTTATCGGGCGCTGCATGATGCATTAACTCAAGGTTTGTTGCATGAGGAGGATCTTGACCGTGCTCTTCGGAATACATTTCGTGTCCGGTTTCGTCTTGGAGAATTTGATCCAGCTGAACGGAATCCGTATAGCATGGTTCCGGAGTCGAAATTATGTGCGCCGGAGCATACAGCTTTGTCTCTTAGGGCAGCACAGGAATCGATCGTTCTATTAAAAAATGATGGCCTTCTGCCGCTAGGGAGCGATATGCGCTCCATTGCCGTGGTCGGACCGCTGGCGGACGAGGCATTTACCGACTGGTACAGCGGTATACCGCCGTATCGGGTCACCCCGCTGCAAGGCATCAATAAGAAGGTGAATGGTGACTCCGCATTGTTCCATTCCGGGCTTGATCGTGTACGGCTTCGCTCAGCGGCTACAGGCCAATATGTAGTGATTCGCGGAGAGCAAGCCCGACTTGAAGCCATCTGCGCGGATGCCGAGCTGGCCGAGGTGTTCGAGCGGAATGATTGGGGCTGGGGCAATGTGACATTCAAGGCGCTTAGCTGCGACAAGTATGTTACTGAGACGGATAGCGGACTCATGGCGTCGGCGGACGAGGCCCGCGGCTGGTTCGTGAAGGAATCCTTCAATATTGAACCGTCAATGGGAGGCAGGGATGTCGTTCAAATGAAGTCGTGGGAAGGCCGACTTATTATCGTGGATGAACAGGGCTGCCTGGTCACGGACCGGGAAGATGAGAAGAACCAGAATCTTGCCGATTCAGACTTGGCTAAGGATGAATTTATCATAGAGATGGTCGCAGATGGCATTGAACAAGCGGCATATGCAGCCAGCCAGGCGGAGACTGCGATCGTAGTTGTTGGCAATAGTCCGTTTATTAATGGAAAAGAAACGATCGACCGCCCGGATATTGTCCTGCCTCCGGCTCAGCAATCTCTAATTCAGGCTGTTCACGCCGCGAATCCGAATACCGTGGTCATCATCGTCGGCAGCTATCCGTTCGCGGTGAATTGGGAGAAGGAGCATGTACCAGCGATGATTTATACATCCCATGCCGCTCAGGAGCTTGGCTATGCGTTGGCGGATGTGCTGTACGGGGATTACAATCCAGCGGGTCGCTTGAACATGACCTGGTATAAATCGGTCTCGCAGCTGCCGGAGCTAATGGACTACGACATTATTAAAGGAAAACGCACCTATCAATATTTTGACGGCGAGGTGCTGTATCCATTCGGACACGGGTTGAGTTACACCCATTTTGCCTATGAGGAACTTACCCTGGATCAGATGACGATCCAAGCGGACGATGCTGTGTGCGTATCTGTGAGGATCAGGAATACGGGAGAATGGGCCGGGGATGAAGTAGTTCAGCTCTATGTTAGAGCGAATGACTCTCGCGTGGTTCGTCCGCTTAAGACGCTCAAGGGCTTTCAGCGGATCCATCTTGAAGCTGAAGCCTCGCAGACTGTTCACTTCGAATTGAAGGCGGAGGACCTGGCTTTCTGGGACGTCACCCGTGGACGCTATTGTGTAGAGAGTGGCGAATATACGATCGGGATTGGCTCTTCCTCGAAAGTTTTATATCTGTCTACCCAGCTGAGAGTAGAGGGAGATACCATTCCGCCCCGTTCGCTTCGCGAGCCGGTCAGAGCAGTTAATTATGATGATTATAACGGCGTCTATATCGATGAATGCCGCGAGGGAGGAGAGAGCCTTGCTCTTCGGCAGGAAGAGGGCTGGATCGCATTTCACGATGTAGATCTAGGAATAGGGGCTTCCTTATTAGAAGCGAGAGTATCAGGAAATATCAAGGGCGGAGAGATCATCCTGTCGCTGGAACGCCCTGGCGGATCAGTCGTGGGCAGCGGCAAGGTGGTGGCTACAGGCGGTCGTCAGGCATGGTCAACAGTGACGATTCCTATAGAACAATGCAGCGGCCGACATCATGTTTTTCTGACACTGAGGGGTGAAGTCCAGTTAAGCTGGTTCCGGCTAGTTTAG
- the yicI gene encoding alpha-xylosidase yields the protein MKFTDGNWLIRKEYTLDSAVQAHDFRVDDDRLTAYASTTPIRGRGDMINTTLLTVQFHSPQPGVIGVKLVHFAGTVDHGPHFELLQGGKHSMITETNEYAELKSGNLSVRIGKGAEWSVDFYRDTQRITGSRSKSMAHITENGGQTYMREELDLSVGELVYGLGERFTAFVKNGQAVDIWNKDGGTSSEQAYKNIPFYITNKGYGVFVNDPGAVSFEVASEKVKKVQFSVPGESLEYFVIDGPDPKGVLSKYTSLTGRPALPPAWTFGLWLTTSFTTNYDEATVNSFVDGMAERDLPLHVFHFDCFWMRGFNWTDFKWDEDVFPDPAGMLGRLKEKGLKICVWINSYIAQRSRLFEEGRERGYLVRKTNGDVWQWNLWQPGMALVDFTNPDACEWYKDYLRELIDMGVDSFKTDFGERIPTDVVYYDDSDPVKMHNYYTYLYNKVVFEVLEEKLGKNEAALFARSATAGGQQFPVHWGGDCYADYESMAETLRGGLSLGLSGFGFWSHDIGGFENTAPAHVFKRWLAFGLLSSHSRLHGSSSYRVPWAYDEEAVNVTRHFTQLKCRLMPYLYDTAMQATEQGLPSMRAMLLEFPDDPAAEVLDRQYMLGDSLLVAPVFSEEGEVSYYLPEGKWTHFLTGQTVEGGKWRKETYDFFSLPLYVRPNSILPIGANDARPDYDFADGVELGIYQLEDHATVTRTVRNRNGKTELFVSVTRKGATVLLQAEGAGKAFKISLHGVGEVAQVQGGHWNGQGIIEVPAYSGKIEVSIQLN from the coding sequence ATGAAATTTACAGATGGCAATTGGTTGATCCGCAAGGAGTATACGCTGGATTCAGCTGTACAGGCTCATGATTTTAGGGTAGATGACGATAGATTAACGGCTTACGCATCGACAACGCCGATTCGCGGTCGCGGAGATATGATTAACACTACGCTTCTAACTGTGCAGTTTCACTCTCCGCAGCCGGGAGTGATCGGTGTTAAGTTAGTTCATTTTGCCGGCACAGTAGACCATGGTCCTCATTTTGAGCTGCTGCAGGGCGGCAAGCATAGCATGATTACGGAGACGAATGAATACGCCGAGTTGAAGAGTGGAAATTTGAGTGTACGGATTGGCAAAGGGGCTGAATGGTCCGTTGATTTCTACCGGGATACGCAGCGGATTACAGGCAGTCGCTCCAAATCGATGGCACATATTACGGAGAACGGTGGACAGACCTATATGCGGGAGGAACTGGATTTATCGGTAGGTGAACTCGTATATGGGCTTGGTGAACGGTTTACGGCTTTTGTGAAGAATGGTCAGGCCGTTGATATTTGGAATAAGGACGGCGGCACGAGCTCTGAGCAGGCCTATAAGAATATCCCTTTCTATATCACGAATAAAGGATATGGCGTATTTGTCAATGACCCGGGTGCAGTCTCGTTCGAAGTCGCCTCGGAGAAAGTGAAAAAGGTGCAGTTCAGCGTTCCCGGCGAATCGCTGGAGTACTTCGTTATCGACGGGCCTGATCCCAAGGGCGTGCTCAGTAAATATACGTCATTGACTGGGCGACCAGCGCTGCCTCCGGCCTGGACATTCGGGCTTTGGCTGACGACCTCCTTTACGACGAATTATGATGAGGCGACCGTCAATTCCTTCGTGGATGGTATGGCCGAGCGGGATTTGCCGCTTCATGTTTTCCATTTCGACTGTTTCTGGATGCGAGGCTTTAATTGGACGGATTTCAAATGGGATGAGGACGTATTTCCCGATCCGGCCGGGATGCTGGGGCGCTTGAAGGAGAAGGGACTGAAAATTTGCGTCTGGATCAATTCCTATATCGCCCAGCGCTCCCGCTTGTTCGAGGAAGGTAGAGAGCGGGGTTATCTCGTTAGGAAAACGAACGGTGATGTGTGGCAGTGGAACCTATGGCAGCCGGGCATGGCGCTGGTTGATTTTACAAACCCGGACGCTTGTGAATGGTATAAGGACTACTTACGCGAGTTGATCGATATGGGCGTGGACAGCTTCAAGACGGACTTTGGTGAGCGGATTCCGACGGATGTTGTCTATTACGATGACTCTGACCCTGTAAAAATGCACAATTATTATACTTATCTGTACAATAAAGTGGTATTTGAAGTGCTGGAAGAGAAGCTGGGTAAGAATGAAGCCGCATTGTTCGCCCGTTCAGCGACAGCTGGGGGACAGCAGTTCCCAGTCCATTGGGGAGGCGACTGCTATGCTGACTACGAGTCGATGGCGGAGACACTGCGCGGCGGCCTATCTTTGGGCTTATCGGGCTTCGGCTTCTGGAGCCATGACATTGGCGGCTTCGAGAACACTGCTCCGGCCCATGTATTTAAGCGCTGGCTCGCCTTCGGCCTACTGTCCAGTCACAGCCGACTGCACGGCAGCAGTTCTTACCGTGTGCCTTGGGCGTACGATGAAGAAGCGGTGAACGTAACAAGACATTTCACCCAATTGAAATGCCGTCTAATGCCGTACCTATACGATACAGCGATGCAAGCGACAGAACAGGGACTTCCATCGATGCGCGCCATGCTGCTGGAGTTCCCGGATGATCCAGCGGCTGAAGTGCTGGACCGCCAGTATATGCTTGGCGATTCTCTGCTGGTAGCTCCTGTATTTAGCGAAGAGGGCGAAGTATCTTACTATTTGCCGGAAGGCAAATGGACGCATTTCCTGACAGGCCAGACTGTGGAAGGTGGTAAATGGCGCAAGGAAACTTATGATTTCTTCAGCTTGCCGCTGTATGTGCGTCCCAATTCGATCCTGCCTATCGGCGCTAATGATGCTCGTCCGGACTATGATTTTGCAGATGGCGTAGAACTCGGGATTTATCAGTTGGAGGATCATGCGACGGTTACGAGGACAGTAAGGAATAGGAATGGCAAGACTGAGCTGTTTGTGAGTGTTACACGTAAAGGCGCTACTGTGTTGCTGCAGGCTGAAGGAGCAGGCAAAGCCTTTAAAATATCTCTACATGGAGTAGGTGAAGTTGCACAAGTACAAGGTGGCCATTGGAACGGGCAAGGCATCATTGAAGTTCCTGCTTACTCCGGGAAGATCGAAGTCTCCATACAATTAAACTAA
- a CDS encoding sensor histidine kinase, whose product MTNNLKLKHKLIISYLVVVMIPVLLVGGGVVSYFRAQAMERAIAQTTNNVQKIKTQLSNMMRMPNDVSNTLLMDKSLEKVASTHYPSVLELTKAYLSFDSFHRYINLYREIAEIRFYYKNPTLINNLELVPVDAQIESTYWYKEAMESRRAIWQYIDDEEEIPIRKLSLVRQVNFPETHTSGVLIVSLDQEELNRMLRQEPFETLIADERGYIVAAKNPALVGSTLKDLDYGVNLNEQGKGAHKLDIHGESSYMIVDQLMPEAGTSILKIVSIFDTASIMEDANKVSFIGLLIIFLVLIIALFFVYIVSFLTTNRLLQLSRQFNRLALGNMNVVSRIDGNDEIGQLSRQFNYMVDSIRQLMDQIVEKTEQNNTLELAQREIKLKMMASQINPHFLFNALESIRMNAHMKGDKEIANVVRLLGKLMRKNLEVGREQTPLKEEIEMVRSYLEIQKFRYEDRLSFEVKVDPAASNMMIPPLVIQPLVENAVVHGVEGKIEGVHVQLTVELCSQVVRVTVQDDGLGMTSERLAEVIQSTVNPEESEQKRIGLRNVHQRLVLSFGEEHGLVISSEYDKGTQITFTVPMLNGVV is encoded by the coding sequence ATGACCAATAATTTGAAGCTGAAGCACAAGCTGATTATTTCATACCTTGTCGTCGTCATGATTCCTGTGCTGCTGGTAGGCGGTGGGGTCGTTAGTTATTTCAGGGCCCAGGCGATGGAGCGGGCGATTGCCCAGACGACCAACAATGTTCAGAAGATCAAGACTCAGCTCAGCAATATGATGCGCATGCCGAATGATGTCTCAAATACGCTGCTCATGGACAAATCGTTGGAGAAGGTCGCCTCTACACATTACCCGAGTGTGCTTGAATTGACGAAGGCCTACCTTTCTTTTGACAGCTTCCATCGTTACATTAATCTGTATCGCGAGATTGCTGAGATTCGCTTCTATTACAAGAACCCAACTTTAATTAACAATCTGGAGCTCGTTCCGGTCGATGCCCAGATTGAATCAACTTATTGGTACAAGGAAGCGATGGAGAGCCGAAGAGCAATCTGGCAATACATCGATGATGAGGAAGAAATTCCGATCCGCAAGCTCAGCCTGGTCCGGCAGGTGAACTTCCCGGAGACTCATACCAGCGGAGTACTTATTGTCTCGTTGGATCAAGAGGAATTGAACAGGATGCTGCGCCAGGAGCCGTTCGAGACACTGATTGCCGATGAGCGGGGATATATTGTCGCTGCTAAGAACCCGGCACTGGTCGGCTCAACCCTAAAGGATCTGGATTATGGAGTGAATTTGAATGAACAGGGGAAGGGGGCTCACAAGCTAGATATTCATGGCGAATCCTCCTATATGATCGTAGATCAGCTTATGCCTGAAGCGGGGACGAGCATTCTTAAAATCGTCTCCATCTTCGATACGGCTTCCATTATGGAGGATGCCAACAAAGTCAGCTTCATCGGCCTGCTGATCATTTTTCTCGTCCTTATTATCGCCTTATTCTTCGTCTATATCGTATCCTTCCTGACGACGAACCGTCTGCTCCAGCTGAGTCGCCAGTTCAACCGTCTGGCACTGGGGAATATGAATGTCGTGTCCAGAATCGATGGCAATGATGAGATTGGGCAGTTATCCCGTCAGTTCAACTACATGGTGGACAGCATCCGGCAGTTGATGGACCAGATCGTAGAGAAGACGGAGCAGAATAATACGCTGGAGCTGGCGCAGCGGGAGATTAAGCTGAAAATGATGGCTAGCCAGATCAATCCCCATTTCCTGTTCAACGCGCTTGAATCGATCCGCATGAATGCCCATATGAAGGGGGACAAGGAGATCGCCAATGTCGTCCGTCTGTTAGGAAAGCTGATGCGCAAAAATTTGGAGGTCGGCAGGGAGCAGACCCCATTGAAGGAAGAGATCGAAATGGTTCGCTCCTATTTGGAAATCCAAAAATTCAGATATGAGGACCGACTCAGCTTCGAGGTGAAGGTGGATCCTGCGGCAAGCAACATGATGATTCCTCCACTAGTGATTCAGCCGCTTGTTGAGAACGCGGTTGTTCACGGTGTTGAAGGTAAGATAGAGGGTGTTCATGTCCAGCTTACTGTTGAGCTGTGCAGTCAAGTTGTACGTGTAACCGTGCAGGATGACGGACTAGGGATGACCTCGGAACGGCTGGCGGAAGTGATCCAATCGACGGTGAATCCCGAGGAATCGGAGCAGAAGCGAATTGGCCTGCGGAATGTGCATCAGCGGCTCGTCCTTTCTTTCGGTGAAGAGCATGGCCTTGTGATTTCCAGCGAGTATGACAAGGGGACGCAGATAACATTCACGGTACCGATGTTAAACGGTGTAGTATAA
- a CDS encoding ABC transporter permease produces the protein METLSARADTEKEKAITTPKPPGKRMKSVWRSIVQQKYLYLMSMPFIVWVFVFSYLPVWGWTMAFQNYKPSKSFSQQKWVGFKNFVDLFHDERFYLVLRNTLAMSLMGLVAGFIIPILFAVLLNELRGKYFKRTVQTVSYLPHFVSWVVVAGIITKMLSMDGIVNELLIQLHVIDGPVQFMAEGKYFWGIVTASDVWKETGWNAIIYLAAITGIDRELYEAARVDGAGRFRQIWNITLPGIRTTISVLLIMSIGHLIGIGFEKQFQLSNSLVTDYSEVLDLYALKYGIQISRFSYGTAISMFTSVVSIILLLTANGIMKKTTKESIM, from the coding sequence ATGGAAACGCTGTCAGCTAGAGCGGATACGGAAAAAGAGAAGGCAATTACCACTCCTAAGCCGCCCGGAAAACGGATGAAAAGTGTGTGGCGGAGCATCGTTCAACAGAAATATTTATATCTAATGTCCATGCCGTTCATCGTCTGGGTATTTGTGTTCAGCTATTTGCCCGTATGGGGGTGGACGATGGCTTTTCAGAATTATAAGCCGTCCAAATCTTTCTCCCAGCAGAAATGGGTCGGCTTCAAAAATTTCGTAGATCTATTCCATGACGAGAGATTCTATTTGGTGTTAAGGAATACTTTGGCGATGAGCCTGATGGGCCTAGTAGCCGGCTTCATTATTCCGATTCTGTTCGCAGTGTTGTTGAATGAATTGCGCGGAAAATATTTCAAGCGAACCGTGCAGACAGTTTCTTACTTGCCTCACTTCGTATCCTGGGTCGTTGTAGCCGGAATCATTACAAAGATGCTATCGATGGACGGCATCGTGAATGAACTTCTCATTCAGCTTCATGTGATAGATGGCCCGGTTCAGTTTATGGCTGAGGGCAAATACTTCTGGGGAATTGTAACCGCTTCCGATGTGTGGAAGGAGACTGGCTGGAACGCGATCATATATTTGGCGGCCATTACCGGTATAGACAGGGAGCTCTATGAAGCTGCACGAGTTGATGGGGCGGGCCGGTTCCGACAAATCTGGAATATTACGCTGCCAGGTATTCGCACGACGATCTCGGTGCTCCTGATCATGTCGATCGGCCATTTGATTGGCATCGGCTTCGAGAAGCAATTCCAGCTGAGCAACTCGCTTGTCACGGATTACTCTGAGGTACTGGATTTATACGCTCTGAAATACGGCATTCAGATCAGCCGATTCTCCTACGGGACCGCGATCAGTATGTTTACTTCGGTGGTGAGCATCATACTGCTGCTTACGGCTAACGGGATCATGAAGAAAACGACGAAAGAAAGCATCATGTAG
- a CDS encoding AraC family transcriptional regulator, whose translation MDQALRRSLKEVRTHGSELLPFGTYWYSYGPGEHVIDCHWHDEAEIFYCAQGCTLFQVDTDYFLVQAGEAVYIDAGDIHAAHAYGDEGCSFFSFVFNTNLLASAQYDAVQENIIIPLQERRATLPRWIKPQEDYELELLDHITAIKKCCEDRRTGYEGAVKGQLYLMLSGLHSRNVACSRTSSNRSESSKIERLKTVIQYIQEHYGQPIRLSELAALIPMSEGQFCRFFKSMTRQTPVDYINSYRIRQAVELLRRTDRKISDIALEVGYDNISYFIRVFRKTMNCSPSEFRKKLQDSMEGPE comes from the coding sequence ATGGATCAAGCACTACGCCGTTCTCTCAAAGAGGTCAGGACACACGGCAGTGAACTGCTTCCCTTCGGCACTTACTGGTACAGCTATGGGCCCGGCGAGCATGTGATAGACTGTCACTGGCATGATGAAGCCGAGATTTTCTATTGTGCTCAGGGCTGTACATTGTTCCAGGTCGACACCGACTATTTTCTGGTCCAAGCTGGGGAAGCAGTCTATATCGACGCTGGAGATATCCATGCAGCACATGCTTACGGTGATGAAGGCTGTAGCTTCTTCTCCTTCGTCTTTAATACGAATCTACTGGCTAGCGCCCAATATGACGCGGTTCAGGAGAATATCATTATCCCCCTGCAGGAGCGAAGAGCGACGCTGCCGAGATGGATTAAGCCGCAAGAAGATTACGAGCTTGAGCTGCTTGACCACATTACTGCGATTAAGAAATGCTGTGAAGATCGACGGACCGGGTATGAAGGGGCTGTCAAAGGACAGCTCTATCTAATGCTGTCTGGATTGCACAGCAGAAACGTGGCTTGCAGCCGGACGAGCAGCAATCGTAGTGAATCTTCCAAAATAGAAAGATTGAAAACGGTCATTCAATATATTCAGGAACATTATGGACAGCCGATCCGGCTATCCGAGTTGGCGGCGCTGATTCCGATGAGCGAAGGGCAATTTTGCCGTTTCTTCAAATCGATGACGAGGCAGACGCCGGTTGATTACATTAACTCCTATCGGATTCGTCAGGCGGTCGAACTGCTTAGACGGACCGATCGGAAAATATCCGATATCGCGTTGGAGGTCGGTTATGATAATATCAGCTATTTCATTCGGGTATTCCGGAAGACAATGAACTGCTCCCCTTCCGAATTCCGCAAGAAGCTGCAAGACTCGATGGAGGGGCCAGAGTAA
- a CDS encoding carbohydrate ABC transporter permease, whose protein sequence is MAATRAFNSTRSDKIFDIINVVILGLVLMITLYPFLNVLAISLNDSTDTVRGGIYLWPREFTLENYRTIFSYSSLKQGFLITILRTLLGTLLGLISSSMLAYTLSRPDFKARRFVSVFLALTMYFSGGMVPTYMLMRHLHLIGTFWIYILPGIVSAFNVFIIRSFIDGLPYALQESAKLDGANDFKIYYKVILPLCKPVLATISLFLAVGQWNSWFDTYLYNGNKPHLTTLQYELMKILQSTNQGASMVNANDLANQMAQVSPESIKMAITIVVTVPILVVYPFLQRYFVDGMTLGAVKA, encoded by the coding sequence ATGGCTGCGACAAGAGCATTTAATTCCACAAGATCGGATAAAATCTTTGACATTATTAATGTAGTTATTCTAGGTCTCGTGTTGATGATTACGTTATATCCATTTCTAAATGTGCTTGCTATATCACTAAATGATTCTACCGACACCGTTCGGGGCGGGATCTATTTATGGCCACGGGAATTTACGCTAGAGAATTACCGCACGATATTCAGCTACTCCAGCTTGAAGCAGGGCTTCCTGATTACGATATTGAGGACATTATTAGGCACGTTGCTCGGACTGATTAGCTCTTCTATGCTGGCTTACACGCTGAGTCGTCCTGACTTCAAGGCACGTAGATTCGTCTCGGTCTTCCTGGCCCTGACGATGTATTTCTCCGGCGGCATGGTTCCGACCTATATGCTGATGCGTCATCTGCATCTGATCGGGACGTTCTGGATCTATATTCTGCCTGGGATCGTTAGTGCATTTAACGTATTCATCATCCGTTCTTTCATCGATGGTCTACCTTATGCATTGCAAGAATCAGCCAAATTGGATGGGGCCAATGACTTTAAAATTTACTACAAGGTCATCCTCCCATTATGCAAGCCAGTATTAGCAACGATCTCACTGTTCTTGGCGGTAGGCCAATGGAACTCCTGGTTCGATACTTATCTGTACAACGGAAATAAGCCTCATCTAACGACGCTGCAATATGAGCTGATGAAGATTCTGCAGAGCACCAATCAGGGGGCGAGCATGGTTAATGCCAATGATCTCGCCAATCAGATGGCCCAGGTATCGCCTGAATCAATCAAGATGGCGATTACGATTGTCGTTACCGTTCCGATTCTGGTCGTATATCCGTTTCTGCAGCGTTATTTTGTAGACGGTATGACATTGGGTGCGGTTAAAGCTTGA